The following DNA comes from Tachypleus tridentatus isolate NWPU-2018 chromosome 9, ASM421037v1, whole genome shotgun sequence.
TAGAATCATATCCAAGAATACTTCAACAATGTCTACAATACACTCATCACTAGAATCATGTCCAAGAATACTTACTTCAACAATGTCTACACTAAACTCATCACTGGGATCAGCAGAAGCTTCCACAATACACAAGTTATTGTACTGATCTCTCAGTTCAATAAAAAGCTGGTAAGGTAATCCTTCTGTACATACAACTGTAGAACAATGGTGTATGAACCCTGTCTTTTGTGGTTCTGGTGGACCTATAAATGGTTAAAcattaattcaaacatacttacTTGACTATTAATATATAGTATCCAAAATTCTGGTTGATttacttaattttgaaaattattaaaactggGTCTTAAAGACTGACCCAATTCTTCTGGAACTTAGGAGAGGTCCCCTTCAGTTCATCAAAAGTTAAACAGTTCCTAATAGactagtaattttaatattttacaccaCAGTGTTGCATACACCTTAAAATCATTTCTCCTGGTAATGAAAAACTTCTTAAATCTTGTACGAGGTTTATCttgctctctctctctttttttttttttttattggtaaaatatattcgAATCTTAATGAAATATCCTGCAATTATTAGCTGGTTCTGATTCTTGCTGAACAAGTTTATATGcaagttttaacatttaaagaatGTCTCTGATATTAAGATAACTAGCATGCAGTTGATCCTGAAACAAAACTAGCTTGTACCTGGTAGAAAGTGTTTTACGAATGGACTTCCACGGATATGTACAACACCTAACAGTACTGATATCTTATATTCTCCCGCATGCCGCACACTAAACTGAACGCAAGCCTTGTTTGCATCACTGGGATCCTGACCTCCAAGTTCTATGCTGCAAGCTATTTTATTAGTCCCTTGTGTTATTTCCACAAGAAGGTTATCTTCATTACAGATGGGATATGCTCGTCCATTACGCTGAAAAAactgttaacaaaaatataaaacagatgatAAGGTACATCCTTCTATGACAAATATACCTGAATGAAAGatatgtagtaaaaatattaaccaAGGAATACTGCCAGCAAGACCATCAGTATAACACTTAtcaaagtttaatataatttatctgtaaaaattatacaaaaataacattaattcaaaAACTTGAATCTTCTGATAAAATATCCTCAGATATCTTTGGAAAATTACTATTTAGTAGTTTTTACATTGACAAAAATACTGATAATGCCACTGAATACTTACAGTATGTATGCTCAAGTATATTACAGAAGTCAATAAAGTgaagaaaatgtaaaagaaatatgaaaatgtaaaaataagtcttaacactttatttataactttcattACTTATCATTCtgtgtacagtggaacccctctaaagcagccacctttgggactgagacaaactggcctggttagaggggttccactgtatataattagggattatgtaaacaaaaaagggactgtgattgaatgaccgctttcaaggggtgactgaatctgaggggtggctgTTTAGAGGGGTTACACTGTATTTGtaaaccacacacacatatatatatgcatgcacaCAGAAAGATAAAATTAGAGCAGATAACATGCAACATCATAGAATTTACAGTTTCTAAGAAATAtgcagggtgtttggaaagtcactgtggacttacatatttattaacagacatgtttcaatataaaatacaggaggtaaatatgaatgataattataaacaatgttgaaagtgacccccgttggcatcaatacacgTCTGgatccttattttgtttctaaacaccgctctCAGTTGCTGGCTTGGaacagactgaataaaatatggttacaaaactgcacagtgactttctgaacaccctgtagaatctAGAATAATACCTAATCCAAACATGTAGCAATTCAAAGTTTCAGTAAGAAAGAGTATTACATTACACACTGTTACTACAAACAGAGTTACACAAgacaagtatttaaaatatagCATGAGCAACAACACTAATATACACAAGTATAAACAAAAGTGTGAGCAACAACACTGATATACACATGTACAAACAGAAGTGTGAGCAACAACACTGATATACACATGCACAAACAGAAGTGTGAGCAACAACACTGATATACACATGTACAAACAGAAGTGTGAGCAACAACACTGATATATGCAAGTACAAACAGAAGTGTGAGCAACAACACTGATATACACATGTACAAACAGAAGTGTGAGCAACAACATTGATATACTCAAGTACAAACAGAAGTGTGAGCAACAACACTGatatacacatatacaaacaGAAGTGTGAGCAACAACACTGATATACGCAAGTACAAACAAAAGTGTGAGCAACAACACTGatatacacatatacaaacaGAAGTGTGAGCAACAACACTGATATACGCAAGTACAAACAAAAGTGTGAGCGACAACACTAATATACACATGTACAAACAAAAGTGTGAGCGACAACACTAATATACACATGTACAAACAAAAGTGTGAGCGATAACACTAATATACACATGTACAAACAAAAGTGTGAGCGACAACACTAATATACACATGTACAAACAAAAGTGTGAGCGACAACACTAATATACACATGTACAAACAAAAGTGTGAGTGACAACACTAATATACACATGTACAAACAAAAGTGTGAGTGACAACATTAATATACACATTACCAAACTGTAGAGCATTAAGATACTTAAATATCAATTTATTTCTATCTTAACAATTATTTTCAGACAATGTGTAGTTAGTGTTAATAATACTGACAGGTCTTATTAAAgggaaaatataaaacttaaattgtCTTTGAATAGTTTGATAATACTTGAGGTCAAATCATTAGTTAGGAACAGATAAGAAGTGATAGTTTGCTTATCTAGACTTAAGCTGTTTCAAATGTCCAAAAACATTAAGGAATAATAGCTTTGAACTGTTTGACAATTATTTTCTAGTTAGAGTTCTTATTCTATAAGAATAATACCAAAAGGAAGTGGTCAGTGACAAGTgtgtaaaaatgtttcacaatttAAGAAAGAACAGTAAGTAGACAAAAGgtatcacaaaatataaaaatagaacaacaactgtttaaaaGCGAAATATTACCTTGATAGTGAAGGTCAAAGTACCTCCCACAACCTCAGGATCTGACCACAAGAATTCAACTTTACAGTTCTGTGGAGCAAGATATTTGCCAGTGACATAAGCCAGGCAGCCCAACTTTCTAGTTGTGGAATGATCAAAGAAAAGGAATGTTTGGGACATGGTTGTTGCCATGCCCACCAGAGTAAGAGCAGTCACAAAGAGAGAGACAAAAAATATTGCACCTgttataaaaaaggaaaaaaaaaacaaacatgtacaatgtagtaaaagttacattttcctatattgaaaatatatttccaataggtacttatcTCCACTCGCAagataaattattctaatttggtGATggcctctatatgcaaacttctTTATGTCACAAGCCTTCCACTCCTCCTGTCGGAATTGGATGGTTCGAATATGTCTCTAAGCAACCCATCATGTATCACCTATTGACCACTGACACTCTcatgtgatgcatgtgactctCCTTATACtcttctaccaaactatcacttcaaagtttggcagaaGACGTAAGCACTGTATAAACGTAGAATGAAACGAGGTAAGtacctgtcagaaatacattttcagcacaGGAAAATTATATCTTCCAACATGGTTCTTACCTCACCTCACAAGATTAGCTAAATTCCCACACTGAGAAGTACCCCTGACAATGGGAGAAATAAATCTGAAGATCAGAGGAGAACCACAGCATTTCTTATCAAGGTGTACTTCTTCTCCTTTGTGTAGCATGTGATATACAAAGGAGATATTGTGAGAAGTGGAGCAGCTAGAGCACTATCAACCATATTTATTATGTCGGCCACATCCACAACCACCTTGCAAGgtactgatacacatataaaGGAGGCATTGTGAGAAGTGGAGCAGCTAGAGCACTATCAACCATATTTCTTATGTCAGTCACATCCACAACCACCTTGCAAGgtactgatacacatataaaGGAGGCATTGTGAGAAGTGGAGCAGCTAGAGCACTATCAACCATATTTCTTATGTCAGTCACATCCACAACCACCTTGCAAGgtactgatacacatataaaaGAATGATTATAATCATACCGTCTCCACCACAAACCCAAGAATTGGGGATTAAAACTCGCATCAATTTCTAGATATGTTGTGAAGATCTTCACTCATCTCTCAATCTTGGAATTGTCAAGTGGTATGAAAAGGATGTCTATCATAAGGAATCAACTTGTATGAGGACTTATGGTGATTGGTTCACTTGAATCCAAAACCTCAATGCTGGGAACCAACTTCCATGCAAAGCTAAGTTCAGGACTCCCAATCAAAGGGGTGAACTGTAATTGTGATGGTACAGCACCTGTGTGCATGTAATGTGCATCAGGAGGCCATGTGTCCCAGTAAGGCAACAGCTCAACTCCATCACTTGTGTGAAAGAAACTGGAAGGCTACATCATCTCAAAAGATGAAGGCTCAACTCTCATGTTTGTGTAAATAGCTTTAGGAGGCCATGTCAGCCAAAAAGATGATGACTCAATTCCAGTGGTTCTGTAAATGTTACAAAGAGCAAGGTAACAGCTCCACTGCTGTAGAGGTCACATTgtatctacaccagcagaacactgCTGCCATACTCTCAACTAAATGGTTCCAATATGTTTCTTGTGGAATTCCTCCATGGTGAAACTTCCCAGTGATTTGGAAAGTGTTAAGGACTTTCATGCTCCGCTCAACAATTCATTGGAGAGTCTAGATGGATGTCATTACTAGAGACAATATAACAGGTAaccacaaaaccctattttgaaaagcagaccatatcAAGCTATTCACTCAAGACATGGTAGATAAGGGTAACAATCTATTTCTGTTTCAACCATGTAGTTCATGGGTGGTGCAGTGACGAATGGACATGTTTATGAAACAGTTATCATGAGGTAGATAACTGTCAAGTGAACTTTTGGAACATCCTGTCTAGACAGTGAGTGTGCAATTCTGTGGATGAAGGTGACAGTCAACATGGCTTACAGTTTAGATttaaagaatacctggtcagCACCACTTGCCACTGAGTGGAATCCATGCACAACAGAGTCAGAGAAGTGTCCCTGAAAAAAATGGATATATAAAAGTTACGTGTTAAGGTTGCATTAAAGTCTGCAGAACAGTCACAGGTAGTGGATGAAATTCCAACAAAGAGGAAACCATGATATGATGTAGAGAATGGAAGATCAACATACAGAGAATGGTCCACATATCAGAATGAAAAATCTCTTGCATCAGAGGACAAAGATGAGAAGCAAGGAAAACAAAAAGATGTGAGATTGAATGGAAGGCCAACTGGAAGAACTCTGGGAGGAAGAATGGTATAGTAGGATAAGACATTCAAACCAAATCATGGACCCAATTAGTAAAGGAAGAGGGTAAATTAAAAAAGGAATGATGATTACCATGAGATAAAGAGTCAGAATCATGTATACTGGACAGTAGCAAAATGGGCTCTAAAAGAATAAAGAGCACTGATTGGACATATAAGCCTATTAGGATCTGGTGAAGGGCAAAAATGAGAAAGAGAAGGGAGATGAGATAAAAGGAGGAACAGCCTTCCTGAGATTGGTGGGAGGATGAAGAAACCAAGCAAAGGAAAAACTAGTAGGGGAGAAAGATACATCAAGTGACAATGACAAAGAAATCTGATTCTTGACATTCACAtgataagaaaaagaaatgtataatacattaaaaatgtaatactaaACATGAGGAAGTGGTTCATAAAGTAAGGAAATGATTAACCACATGAATTACCCAACTGGGAAGGGAAGGACACCAGGGAAGAACAAACAATATTGTATTGGAAAAAAACCAAAGGCATGGGATAAAAACTGCCTGAGAAAGTGAGGAGAATAAAGAGTTGAAGAATGTCTGCCAAATGAACTGAGGTAGATCAGTCAGTGGGAAATCCCCTAGAAGTATACCAAGTGCAAAAGTGAGGATAATAGAGTTGAAGAATGTCTGCCAAATGAACTAAGGTAGATCAGTCAGTGGGAAATCCCCTGGAAGTATACCAAGTGCAAAAGTGAGGATAATAGAGTTGAAGAATGTCTGCCAAATGAACTGAGGTAGATCAGTCAGTGGGAAATCCCCTGGAAGTATACCAACTGCAAAAGTGAGGATAATAGAGTTGAAGAATGTCTGCCAAATGAACTGAGGTAGATCAGTCAGTGGGAAATCCCCTGGAAGTATACCAAGTGCAAAAGTGAGGATAATAGAGTTGAAGAATGTCTGCCAAATGAACTGAGGTAGATCAGTCAGTGGGAAATCCCCTGGAAGTATACCAAGTGCAAAAGTGAGGATAATAGAGTTGAAGAATGTCTGCCAAATGAACTAAGGTAGATCAGTCAGTGGGAAATCCCCTAGAAGTATACCAACTGCAAAAGTGAGGATAATAAAGAGTTGAAGAATGTCTGCCAAATGAACTAAGGTAGATCAGTCAGTGGGAAATCCCCTGGAAGTATACCAAGTGCAAAAGTGAGGAGAATA
Coding sequences within:
- the LOC143226684 gene encoding apoptosis-resistant E3 ubiquitin protein ligase 1-like, which produces MILTKFGINSLQDICKEKHLSDTQLSKTLGVSDWGLWQAAVSTLPSSKNDLTKVTETTWNSVIIGEKTPWGFGAIFFVSLFVTALTLVGMATTMSQTFLFFDHSTTRKLGCLAYVTGKYLAPQNCKVEFLWSDPEVVGGTLTFTIKFFQRNGRAYPICNEDNLLVEITQGTNKIACSIELGGQDPSDANKACVQFSVRHAGEYKISVLLGVVHIRGSPFVKHFLPGPPEPQKTGFIHHCSTVVCTEGLPYQLFIELRDQYNNLCIVEASADPSDEFSVDIVETNTGRPIHAPFRWECHPHSSRIGLILKLDKEGCYRATVSYCGAALRNGDFHIIVLNRGDASLVQKNVAKKSHNIWYEARLIAVDGQCTHQRPRKYTVIFPPSN